In Athene noctua chromosome 7, bAthNoc1.hap1.1, whole genome shotgun sequence, the following proteins share a genomic window:
- the CTDSP1 gene encoding carboxy-terminal domain RNA polymerase II polypeptide A small phosphatase 1 isoform X3 encodes MEHQSIIAQVSREEGSAPLQEKGAPPGTQAPAKKPRSRSILQSLFCCLCRDEGEPCASTTSAPLLVEENGALPKAAVKHLLPEIKPQDASKLCVVIDLDETLVHSSFKPVNNADFIIPVEIDGIMHQVYVLKRPHVDEFLQRMGELFECVLFTASLAKYADPVADLLDKWGAFRARLFRESCVFHRGNYVKDLSRLGRDLRRIIIVDNSPASYIFHPDNAVPVASWFDNMADTELLDLLPFFERLSKVEDVYAVLKKQRTNS; translated from the exons GCGCCCCCCCAGGTACCCAGGCCCCCGCCAAGAAGCCGCGGAGCCGCAGCATCCTCCAGTCCCTCTTCTGCTGCCTGTGCCGCGATGAGGGGGAGCCCTGTGCCAGCACCACCAGCGCCCCGCTGCTGGTGGAGGAGAACGGGGCCCTGCCCAAG GCTGCCGTCAAACACCTCCTGCCTGAGATCAAGCCGCAGGATGCCAGCAAGCTGTGCGTGGTCATCGACCTGGACGAGACGCTGGTGCACAGCTCCTTCAAG CCGGTGAACAACGCCGACTTCATCATTCCCGTGGAAATCGATGGCATCATGCACCAG GTGTATGTGCTGAAGCGGCCGCACGTGGACGAGTTCCTGCAGCGCATGGGCGAGCTCTTCGAGTGCGTGCTCTTCACCGCCAGCCTGGCCAAG TATGCGGACCCCGTGGCTGACCTGCTGGATAAATGGGGAGCGTTCCGGGCACGGCTTTTCCGGGAATCCTGTGTCTTCCACCGCGGCAACTACGTGAAGGACCTGAGCCGCCTGGGCCGCGACCTGCGCCGCATCATCATTGTGGACAACTCGCCCGCATCCTACATCTTCCACCCCGATAACGCC GTGCCGGTGGCCTCCTGGTTTGATAACATGGCGGACACGGAGCTGCTGGACCTGCTGCCCTTCTTCGAGAGGCTCAGCAAGGTGGAGGATGTGTACGCAGTGCTCAAGAAGCAGCGGACTAACAGCTAG
- the CTDSP1 gene encoding carboxy-terminal domain RNA polymerase II polypeptide A small phosphatase 1 isoform X5 produces the protein MEHQSIIAQVSREEGSAPLQEKGTQAPAKKPRSRSILQSLFCCLCRDEGEPCASTTSAPLLVEENGALPKPVNNADFIIPVEIDGIMHQVYVLKRPHVDEFLQRMGELFECVLFTASLAKYADPVADLLDKWGAFRARLFRESCVFHRGNYVKDLSRLGRDLRRIIIVDNSPASYIFHPDNAVPVASWFDNMADTELLDLLPFFERLSKVEDVYAVLKKQRTNS, from the exons GTACCCAGGCCCCCGCCAAGAAGCCGCGGAGCCGCAGCATCCTCCAGTCCCTCTTCTGCTGCCTGTGCCGCGATGAGGGGGAGCCCTGTGCCAGCACCACCAGCGCCCCGCTGCTGGTGGAGGAGAACGGGGCCCTGCCCAAG CCGGTGAACAACGCCGACTTCATCATTCCCGTGGAAATCGATGGCATCATGCACCAG GTGTATGTGCTGAAGCGGCCGCACGTGGACGAGTTCCTGCAGCGCATGGGCGAGCTCTTCGAGTGCGTGCTCTTCACCGCCAGCCTGGCCAAG TATGCGGACCCCGTGGCTGACCTGCTGGATAAATGGGGAGCGTTCCGGGCACGGCTTTTCCGGGAATCCTGTGTCTTCCACCGCGGCAACTACGTGAAGGACCTGAGCCGCCTGGGCCGCGACCTGCGCCGCATCATCATTGTGGACAACTCGCCCGCATCCTACATCTTCCACCCCGATAACGCC GTGCCGGTGGCCTCCTGGTTTGATAACATGGCGGACACGGAGCTGCTGGACCTGCTGCCCTTCTTCGAGAGGCTCAGCAAGGTGGAGGATGTGTACGCAGTGCTCAAGAAGCAGCGGACTAACAGCTAG
- the CTDSP1 gene encoding carboxy-terminal domain RNA polymerase II polypeptide A small phosphatase 1 isoform X4, which translates to MEHQSIIAQVSREEGSAPLQEKGTQAPAKKPRSRSILQSLFCCLCRDEGEPCASTTSAPLLVEENGALPKAAVKHLLPEIKPQDASKLCVVIDLDETLVHSSFKVYVLKRPHVDEFLQRMGELFECVLFTASLAKYADPVADLLDKWGAFRARLFRESCVFHRGNYVKDLSRLGRDLRRIIIVDNSPASYIFHPDNAVPVASWFDNMADTELLDLLPFFERLSKVEDVYAVLKKQRTNS; encoded by the exons GTACCCAGGCCCCCGCCAAGAAGCCGCGGAGCCGCAGCATCCTCCAGTCCCTCTTCTGCTGCCTGTGCCGCGATGAGGGGGAGCCCTGTGCCAGCACCACCAGCGCCCCGCTGCTGGTGGAGGAGAACGGGGCCCTGCCCAAG GCTGCCGTCAAACACCTCCTGCCTGAGATCAAGCCGCAGGATGCCAGCAAGCTGTGCGTGGTCATCGACCTGGACGAGACGCTGGTGCACAGCTCCTTCAAG GTGTATGTGCTGAAGCGGCCGCACGTGGACGAGTTCCTGCAGCGCATGGGCGAGCTCTTCGAGTGCGTGCTCTTCACCGCCAGCCTGGCCAAG TATGCGGACCCCGTGGCTGACCTGCTGGATAAATGGGGAGCGTTCCGGGCACGGCTTTTCCGGGAATCCTGTGTCTTCCACCGCGGCAACTACGTGAAGGACCTGAGCCGCCTGGGCCGCGACCTGCGCCGCATCATCATTGTGGACAACTCGCCCGCATCCTACATCTTCCACCCCGATAACGCC GTGCCGGTGGCCTCCTGGTTTGATAACATGGCGGACACGGAGCTGCTGGACCTGCTGCCCTTCTTCGAGAGGCTCAGCAAGGTGGAGGATGTGTACGCAGTGCTCAAGAAGCAGCGGACTAACAGCTAG
- the CTDSP1 gene encoding carboxy-terminal domain RNA polymerase II polypeptide A small phosphatase 1 isoform X2: MEHQSIIAQVSREEGSAPLQEKGTQAPAKKPRSRSILQSLFCCLCRDEGEPCASTTSAPLLVEENGALPKAAVKHLLPEIKPQDASKLCVVIDLDETLVHSSFKPVNNADFIIPVEIDGIMHQVYVLKRPHVDEFLQRMGELFECVLFTASLAKYADPVADLLDKWGAFRARLFRESCVFHRGNYVKDLSRLGRDLRRIIIVDNSPASYIFHPDNAVPVASWFDNMADTELLDLLPFFERLSKVEDVYAVLKKQRTNS, from the exons GTACCCAGGCCCCCGCCAAGAAGCCGCGGAGCCGCAGCATCCTCCAGTCCCTCTTCTGCTGCCTGTGCCGCGATGAGGGGGAGCCCTGTGCCAGCACCACCAGCGCCCCGCTGCTGGTGGAGGAGAACGGGGCCCTGCCCAAG GCTGCCGTCAAACACCTCCTGCCTGAGATCAAGCCGCAGGATGCCAGCAAGCTGTGCGTGGTCATCGACCTGGACGAGACGCTGGTGCACAGCTCCTTCAAG CCGGTGAACAACGCCGACTTCATCATTCCCGTGGAAATCGATGGCATCATGCACCAG GTGTATGTGCTGAAGCGGCCGCACGTGGACGAGTTCCTGCAGCGCATGGGCGAGCTCTTCGAGTGCGTGCTCTTCACCGCCAGCCTGGCCAAG TATGCGGACCCCGTGGCTGACCTGCTGGATAAATGGGGAGCGTTCCGGGCACGGCTTTTCCGGGAATCCTGTGTCTTCCACCGCGGCAACTACGTGAAGGACCTGAGCCGCCTGGGCCGCGACCTGCGCCGCATCATCATTGTGGACAACTCGCCCGCATCCTACATCTTCCACCCCGATAACGCC GTGCCGGTGGCCTCCTGGTTTGATAACATGGCGGACACGGAGCTGCTGGACCTGCTGCCCTTCTTCGAGAGGCTCAGCAAGGTGGAGGATGTGTACGCAGTGCTCAAGAAGCAGCGGACTAACAGCTAG
- the CTDSP1 gene encoding carboxy-terminal domain RNA polymerase II polypeptide A small phosphatase 1 isoform X1 — MEHQSIIAQVSREEGSAPLQEKGTQAPAKKPRSRSILQSLFCCLCRDEGEPCASTTSAPLLVEENGALPKAAVKHLLPEIKPQDASKLCVVIDLDETLVHSSFKPVNNADFIIPVEIDGIMHQVPSAPRPQVYVLKRPHVDEFLQRMGELFECVLFTASLAKYADPVADLLDKWGAFRARLFRESCVFHRGNYVKDLSRLGRDLRRIIIVDNSPASYIFHPDNAVPVASWFDNMADTELLDLLPFFERLSKVEDVYAVLKKQRTNS; from the exons GTACCCAGGCCCCCGCCAAGAAGCCGCGGAGCCGCAGCATCCTCCAGTCCCTCTTCTGCTGCCTGTGCCGCGATGAGGGGGAGCCCTGTGCCAGCACCACCAGCGCCCCGCTGCTGGTGGAGGAGAACGGGGCCCTGCCCAAG GCTGCCGTCAAACACCTCCTGCCTGAGATCAAGCCGCAGGATGCCAGCAAGCTGTGCGTGGTCATCGACCTGGACGAGACGCTGGTGCACAGCTCCTTCAAG CCGGTGAACAACGCCGACTTCATCATTCCCGTGGAAATCGATGGCATCATGCACCAGG TGCCCTCGGCCCCACGCCCGCAGGTGTATGTGCTGAAGCGGCCGCACGTGGACGAGTTCCTGCAGCGCATGGGCGAGCTCTTCGAGTGCGTGCTCTTCACCGCCAGCCTGGCCAAG TATGCGGACCCCGTGGCTGACCTGCTGGATAAATGGGGAGCGTTCCGGGCACGGCTTTTCCGGGAATCCTGTGTCTTCCACCGCGGCAACTACGTGAAGGACCTGAGCCGCCTGGGCCGCGACCTGCGCCGCATCATCATTGTGGACAACTCGCCCGCATCCTACATCTTCCACCCCGATAACGCC GTGCCGGTGGCCTCCTGGTTTGATAACATGGCGGACACGGAGCTGCTGGACCTGCTGCCCTTCTTCGAGAGGCTCAGCAAGGTGGAGGATGTGTACGCAGTGCTCAAGAAGCAGCGGACTAACAGCTAG
- the VIL1 gene encoding villin-1 — translation MVELSTKVSRTLNKTTPGLQIWRIENMEMVPVPTKSYGNFYEGDCYILLSTRKTGSNFSYNIHYWLGKESSQDEQGAAAIYTTQIDDHLGTVAVQHREVQGHESDTFRAYFKQGLIYKKGGVASGMKHVETNTYNVRRLLHVKGKKNVAAGEVEMSWKSFNRGDVFLLDLGQLIIQWNGPESNRNERLKAMTLAKDIRDRERGGRAKVGVVDGEDEGASPELMQVLTDVLGEKRDIKAATPDEKVDQKLKSSLKLYHVSNASGNLVIREVAIRPLTQDMLLHEDCYILDQGGLKIFVWKGKNANKEEKQQAMSRALGFIKAKNYPASTSVETENDGSESTIFRQLFQKWTVPNQTTGLGKTHTVGKVAKVEQVKFDATTLHAKPQMAAQQKMVDDGSGEVEVWRVENQELVPVEKRWLGHFYGGDCYLVLYTYFVGPKVNRIIYLWQGRHASTDELAASAYQTVILDQKYNNEPVQIRVTMGKEPAHLMAIFKGKMVVYAGGTSREGSKEPTPSTRLFHVHGTNEYNTKAFEVPVRASSLNSNDVFVLKTPSCCYLWYGKGCSGDEREMGKTVADIISKTEKPVIAEGQEPPEFWLALGGKSQYANSRRLQEENPSVSPRLFECSNKTGTFLATEIVDFTQDDLEEDDVYLLDTWDQVFFWIGKGANESEKEAAAVMAQEYLRSHPSGRDLDTPIIVVKQGHEPPTFTGWFLAWDPLNWADKKSYEALRAELGDDKSLGQLTSVLTAKQEVFTTTTTLLPDKLETFPLNVLVNTSAEDLPQGVDPSRKEYHLSDQDFQAVFGMNRSAFGNLPLWKQQKLKKDKGLF, via the exons ATGGTGGAGCTCAGCACCAAAGTCAGCAGGACGCTCAACAAGACCACACCGGGCCTCCAGATATGGCGAATTGAG AACATGGAGATGGTGCCAGTGCCCACCAAAAGCTATGGCAACTTCTACGAGGGGGACTGCTACATCCTGCTGTCG ACACGCAAGACTGGGAGCAACTTCAGCTACAACATCCACTACTGGCTGGGCAAGGAGTCAAGCCAAGACGAGCAGGGGGCAGCCGCCATCTACACCACCCAGATAGATGACCACCTGGGCACAGTGGCCGTGCAGCACCGCGAGGTCCAGGGCCACGAGAGTGACACCTTCCGTGCCTACTTCAAGCAGGGACTCAT CTATAAGAAGGGTGGGGTGGCCTCGGGCATGAAGCATGTGGAGACAAACACCTACAATGTCCGGCGCCTGCTGCATGTGAAGGGCAAGAAGAATGTGGCAGCAGGAGAG GTGGAGATGAGCTGGAAAAGCTTCAACCGGGGGGATGTGTTCCTGCTGGACCTGGGCCAGCTCATCATCCAGTGGAATGGCCCCGAGAGCAACCGGAACGAGAGGCTGAAG GCGATGACCCTGGCCAAGGACATCCGGGACCGGGAGCGCGGGGGCCGTGCCAAAGTGGGCGTAGTGGATGGTGAGGATGAGGGCGCCTCGCCGGAACTCATGCAGGTCCTCACAGACGTGCTGGGCGAGAAGAGGGACATCAAGGCAGCCACCCCTGATGAAAAAGTGGACCAGAAACTCAAGTCCTCCCTCAAGCTCTACCA CGTCTCCAACGCCAGTGGGAACCTGGTCATACGGGAGGTGGCAATTCGACCCCTGACTCAAGACATGCTCCTGCATGAG GACTGCTACATCCTTGATCAAGGAGGTCTCAAGATCTTTGTGTGGAAGGGCAAGAACGCCAAcaaggaggaaaagcagcaggCGATGAGCAGGGCGctg GGCTTCATCAAAGCTAAGAACTACCCAGCCAGCACCAGCGTGGAGACAGAGAATGATGGGTCTGAGTCGACCATCTTCAGGCAGCTCTTCCAAAAATGGACTGTCCCCAACCAGACCACTGGGCTGGGCAAGACCCACACTGTGGGTAAAGTGG CCAAGGTGGAACAGGTGAAGTTTGATGCCACCACGCTGCATGCCAAGCCCCAGATGGCTGCCCAGCAGAAGATGGTGGATGACGGATCTGGGGAGGTGGAG GTCTGGCGTGTGGAGAACCAGGAGCTGGTGCCTGTGGAAAAGAGGTGGCTGGGCCATTTCTATGGTGGGGACTGCTACCTGGTGCTCTACACCTATTTTGTGGGGCCCAAGGTGAACCGCATCATCTACCTCTGGCAG GGCCGCCACGCCAGCACAGATGAGCTGGCTGCCTCTGCCTACCAAACCGTCATCTTGGACCAGAAGTACAACAACGAACCTGTGCAGATCCGCGTCACCATGGGCAAGGAGCCGGCCCACCTGATGGCCATCTTCAAGGGCAAGATGGTGGTGTATGCG GGTGGCACCTCGCGGGAGGGCAGCAAGGAGCCCACACCCTCCACCCGCCTCTTCCATGTGCATGGCACCAATGAGTACAACACCAAGGCCTTCGAGGTGCCCGTCCGTGCCTCCTCCCTCAACTCCAATGATGTCTTCGTGCTCAAGACCCCCAGCTGCTGCTACCTCTGGTATGGGAAG GGCTGCAGTGGGGATGAGCGTGAGATGGGCAAGACAGTGGCTGACATCATCTCCAAGACAGAGAAGCCAGTGATCGCAGAGGGACAGGAGCCACCTGAGTTCTGGCTGGCTCTGGGGGGCAAGTCCCAGTATGCCAACAGTAGGAG GTTGCAGGAGGAGAACCCCTCAGTGTCTCCCCGACTCTTTGAGTGCTCCAACAAGACAGGCACCTTCTTGGCTACGGAGATTGTAGACTTCACCCAGGATGACCTGGAGGAGGATGACGTTTACCTGCTGGACACCTGGGACCAG GTTTTCTTTTGGATTGGGAAAGGCGCCAATGAGTCGGAGAAGGAGGCGGCGGCAGTGATGGCACAGGAGTATCTGCGGAGCCACCCCAGCGGCCGTGACCTTGACACCCCCATCATCGTGGTGAAGCAGGGCCACGAGCCCCCCACCTTCACTGGCTGGTTCCTGGCCTGGGACCCTCTCAACTGGGCT GATAAGAAATCGTATGAGGCGCTGAGAGCCGAGCTGGGGGATGATAAGAGCCTCGGGCAGCTCACCTCA GTGCTCACAGCCAAGCAAGAggtcttcaccaccaccaccaccctcctcccCGACAAACTGGAGACCTTCCCCCTGAACGTGCTGGTGAACACCTCGGCCGAGGACCTGCCGCAGGGTGTGGACCCCAGCAGGAAGGAG TACCACCTCTCCGACCAGGACTTCCAGGCTGTCTTTGGCATGAACCGCTCCGCCTTCGGCAACCTGCCACTGTGGAAACAACAGAAACTCAAGAAGGACAAAGGACTCTTCTAG